A region of the Triplophysa rosa linkage group LG5, Trosa_1v2, whole genome shotgun sequence genome:
TGCAAGATGAGCTATTTTGGGTTTAAATCGATTTCTGTGTACATCatattacatataaataataaatacaaaaaatctgaatatttataatttttttattgcatttgatCCCAAAACTGTTCAGATTTACAGTTCTTCAATACAAAAGAAGACTTCATGTCTTCCCTAAATGTAAACGTCTTACACCGTGCCGCtcacgtctggtgtagacagggtgtgtgttaaagtgaaagtgacctattagtcagatacggtgacccatacccgaaatgtcacctctgcatttaacccatccagagagtagtgaacacacgtgcacccggagcagtgggcagctatcactgcagagcccggggagcaagtaggggtcaggtgccttgctcaagggcacctcagtcgttacccgctggCCCCGAGAATCGAAcctgcaaccttctggtcacgagtccgactctctaaccaggTATTACAAATGTGAACTAGATGCATTCTAATTAATATACATGTGATAGACTGACATACAATTCATTTAGATCAAAATGCACACTAATGGACATCCCACATGAAAAATGcttagttttaaaaatgaaacttgtAAATTTTAGAATACTGTAATACTAGTAATTATAATAGTGTATAATCATAGTATGGCATGCAAAAATGATGCGAAAAAtagtaggggtgggaatcacAGGGTACATGACGATACGATACAGTTCGTGATTCATTGCTCACGATACCGATAATATCATGATGTGACAATTCTACGATAATCGATATATTGTTTGGCAATTCTATAACGATACATCACGATATCTGCCTaactatgaaaacaaaatgtccATGAAAAGGATAAGTGCAACATTTGTCTCTTTATTCAAGTCCACAAAACTTTGTTCAGTAGgtaaattaataacatattaCCAACATGAGTAATAGTTCaagtaaattaaacattttatgctCAAATTAAAAGCTTATCTTTGTAAACtgacacatttaaaacattaaattttttttatactGGCACATTTCTAAATTTAACAGCCACTTATTTAAACCTGGGAACATCTTAGTGTTAACcagcttaaataaaataaacctaaaaaaaacatttcagtgcaGCAACTTGCATTAAATCTAAGCACATTAACGTTCATTCACAAATATTCATGGAGCATAATTTATTTTACACGCAATCCTAAATTCTTTCTCAGACTAGTTTGTTCTCGTTTCCCTCATTTGCGGGTTAAGTAATAATGCTTGGAAATATATTCAGAGCATCTTGTTTTATTCATCTCAATCTAAATATAAATCGATATTTGGCACAGCGTATCGTATCGAAGGACAACGATACATCGCCTGCCATATCGATATATTGTCACACCCCTAAAAAATAGGTACAGCATTTAATATTTGAAAGGTAACTATGACTGTTGTCAGCATAGTATTTCTGCAACCACATCGTACAGTGTTATAAttattctttcttgtttttgtttttttgtccagATACTGGACATGTCTACTCAAAAGAAATGCCATGTTTGTAAGGAGAGAATCGGGGTAGCCAGTAAGACATGTCAACACTGTCATGCCAAGCAGCCTTACAAGCAGAAGCTGGAGAAAAGAAAGCAACGATATGCTGAAGAATGGATTTCCAAGCAAAGAAAAAACGGCAGTGTCAATAAAGTCTATGATGCCACATATCTTCTGGTAGGTTTTTCATTCAGACCTTTGTCATAATAGTTAATAATGTCTGATCCTTAGCATTTATGTACATATTTCTTACTTTTTCTACATTTCAGCTGTTCCACTTTGAAAGACAGTCTTGAATTGTCAATAGTGGATACAGATCAGTGTATAGAACATATCCACTAGAGGTCCTGTTGTTGACGCAGTCCGATCGGTGTATGACTGCGAGAAAGATTCAAAATCAGACACGCCTGTTtacttgttgttgtttttttggatATTGAAACAAAAGGATACAGAACGCCTTATATTTCAAGACGAATGGACAtgagaaataaagaaaacaccAACCTCTGTGATGCTGCACATTATATTTGACATTATATTGATAAGCTGGTTGAAGCCTGAAGAACTGACCTAAGATTGGGTGCGTTTGTGTTTTACTCCAGCTGATCTTGTTGTTTCTTAATAAGCATCCAACGATGTTTATATTCACTCTGATGTTGATATTGCGAGATATAattagttcatttttacattttctcctTAGCTGACTTGTTTACTCGATAACATTGtctgacaaacacacattatCATTGTTTTCCCATTGTACATTTGTTGCCTTTCCCTTCATTTCCTTAAGAGTAAATAGAAAATGATGTTAACCTAATTAAAATACACGAGAAGTgataatgttaatgttacatgTAGGTTTAGATAATGTGTATATAGTTTAAACCCTATTTAAAACGTTCATTTTTATGAATTTGGCCAGCCTAAGGTGATATTCTTGTGCATGTCGCCCCCTATCCCAAATGTGTTCTGCACCCCGGACATaaaacagtttttctctgtACTCTGAACttgtagttattttttattttatgattttgttCCAGCTCCATAAGTGGGAAATTTTAGATCGATACCCAGTCGCCCTCCTTGCCAAGAGAACAACACGAGGTTTTTCTGCTGAGTGCTTGTGTCCGTGGCAGATGGACACAGAAGATGTTAAGGATGCCTTTGATAAAATAAAGCGGATATATGAAAGTCTTCTTAATGGTAAGAAACGCGTCATGTGCATGCTGCATTTTCTTTGAAATGATTGCTTATTTGTGATACTCAATTTAAAAAGTCAGCAATAAGGTTATGCAAATGTTGTTGGTAAATAAATAGTCTCAGACATTATGCCCACAGAccgttggctgaacgtctgatgcataaggcacacgtttctggaaacacttcagcgcgttcgaagtcgtcatctgattggttgaattttacaggatttccaGGAGACATCCGTGACGCGTTCCCTAAAAaaggtccgcctggaaacaagaAGAAGCCATCTGAtcgaagaagtaagctgtcgtgtttacaacggttacAATAAGAATACATCACAATCGACTAAATGCTTCATTCTTAAAAAGTATGCAAAGATCACGACATAAGCGTTGTTgttgttaacttttgacacgtttgtgaatgtacaccggtctgttactgcggggacatttccacgcctttAAACATGacacggcacaaaacgaaacgtgattggttgctttacctctcagtcatatggcctcttgccAATGAAAACGGCCTTCAGTATGAAGGTCTGGTTCAGCGAGactagtaaataaataacatttttacctcaagtttacaaaaatatgaatgatatgtgaacatttgaaatgttttatagtGATTAGTGGTGCTAATGTAGTTTAGACCTGCCTTTAACCAGATTTGAATGCTCATGTGTTGCAACAGCTCATCTAAAAGTCCCCTCACAGTTTCTTTTTCTCAGCAGTGTCTGTGACACATGAACCGCCAGAACCAAACAGTGCGGACACATTAGTTATAAAGACCGAGACTTCACCACTAAACCAAGATGCTCTCCCTTCCAGCATCACAGGTGACCACACATCATATTAGACTTTTTAGCTTCAGACTATAGCCCCTTTCACATAGAAATCCTGGTAAATTACCATCAATTTACCAGAATGACTTTACCACTAAATGTGCTGTTCACACAAGCAACGGCATTCCTTCTTTTTACTGCTAAGACAGCGTTCACACAGCGCTCCAGTAATGCGATGTCCTTTAGCAGAACTTTCCTTCTGCTCTGCAGTCGGAGTTGTttgaaaacatgattttatatgCGAACGAACGCAGTCAGCGCGTCCTGCGTTGTACACGCTCTTACCGGTAATCTTCATTCACACAGCGCCTCATACTGGTCATTTACCGGTAATGTTACAGCTTCTGTTCTTAGGTCCTACTGGTGAATTGGCAGTACTGATTCACCTAAAGGTCCCGTTCACACACGATCTGTTAACTGTAATTTGCtggcaatttaccagtaaagaCTGTATGTGTGAAAGGGGCTTATGATTCCGTCACGTTAGAGGAAACTCCTTGTCATTGTTGATGTTTCATTGTGATGCATCTTCTTTCCAAAAGTCAAACATGACTTCTATATGTCTGGAGCGATTTGCAGCTCTCGTAGTGTCCTCAGTCATTTTATGTACGCCACCCAGGTATTGATGTGTTGTTTGCGACAGCTCATGCAAAGGTCCCCTCACGGTTTCTTTTTTCTCAACAGTGGATGTGTCAGAAGAACCAGCAGCATTTAACAGTGAGGACACGACAGTAATAAAAACAGAGACTTTACTACTAAACCAAGATGTTCTTCCTTCTAAAAGCACAGGTGCCGTCACATCAGATTCAGTACTGATTCTGAAACCGAATGTGCTCTTGTTCTTACTTCTGTGTTTTTGACTATGGTTTCTCCTCATCAGCCCTCGCCCCCTCTGCTGGTTTTAAACCGGCTCCTGCGAAGTTGTGGAGTTCCCCACGAAACCGAAAACAACCGAGGCACGCAGACGCTAGTGGTATGTGCGGGTTTATCATTCATACTCAAGCACCATATGAATCAAAGAACAGGGCCTTTCTTACAGTATGTTTGACAAGGATTGGGTAGGTTTCTACACTGGCACATAGTGTACTGTAATATGCATAATTCTTCCGATAGCGTGATAAGCATTGTTATGACTATATAGAACCCAACCATTTTAGTTGAAAAACAATGAGTTTACGTCCacgtttatgtatttatatttaaagaatGCTTTGTTGCTGTGATCACTCCTCATGTTCATGTAActattgaaaatatatatctgtAACATGACTGCAGTGAGGTAAAAAATAGTAGTTTATAGTTATGAACACTACTAAATTTATGATTAATCTAATATTTATCTATAGAAATAATAATCACAGCAACCAATGACTGTCTTGAAGCACGACCCTCGTTAGATGTCTGTTAAACTTATTCTCTTTCTtatcttttaattcatttcagAATGCTCGATTCATCAAGAGGAAACCAGTTTCCCCTCCAAAAAAATACTGAGGAGAAGAATCAGAGAGGTTTGTTAAAAATGATTAAGTATgaattacagtatattacagccgcggaaaacattaagagaccatttcagagaccctTATTCTGAATTGAAAATGTACTATCTATACGTActacataattagaaacaaatgtatagtataatgcaatgtaagtcacttttgataaaagcgtctgccaaatgcataaatgtaaatgtgtttaggtaaaatgatcatttctgtttcattctgtgaactgctaacaacgtttctcccaaatttcaaataaaaaggttgcttctatttgcatttatttacagaaaatgaaaactggagaaaataacataaaagatgCTCTCtaatttttcagacctcaaatactgcaaagaaaacaagttcatattcacttttacatttaattcaattcaattttatttatacagcgcttttcacaatgtgcattgttccaaagcagctttacaggagcaaataagaaaaatatagaAACACAAGAAAGGTCAAAcgcagcacagtgcatggtgtttacatttatgcatttatccaaagcgacttacattgtattGTACTacgtatacatttgtttctaactatgtgcacttctgcaaaacaacatttctacatgtatttaggagtagttcaaaaatcttttttatgtAATCACCTGGATTTTATCACAGTCTTCacatgtcttgtcatgctgtcagtctttcacaatgctgttggatgacgttgtgactcctgaggtttgattttgtcagacactggactggaacaGCCACTTTTGGTTTGAAATAAAACTTGCAGTGATCTCTTAATAtgttccgcggctgtatataatatattattaaataagtaTGCATTATAAAAACAGAGCTTGGCCTGATGATACGTTGTTTTTACCTGTTATAAGTTGTACTAGTATAGTTTCTTCGCTAGGCTAAACATTTTCAGTGTCACTCAAATATTAACACGCACTTTTTACTTGTTTATAGGAACAAAATGTAGcctattaatcaaatgtattcGTTT
Encoded here:
- the LOC130554180 gene encoding uncharacterized protein LOC130554180 isoform X1, encoding MSTQKKCHVCKERIGVASKTCQHCHAKQPYKQKLEKRKQRYAEEWISKQRKNGSVNKVYDATYLLLHKWEILDRYPVALLAKRTTRGFSAECLCPWQMDTEDVKDAFDKIKRIYESLLNGFPGDIRDAFPKKGPPGNKKKPSDRRTVSVTHEPPEPNSADTLVIKTETSPLNQDALPSSITVDVSEEPAAFNSEDTTVIKTETLLLNQDVLPSKSTALAPSAGFKPAPAKLWSSPRNRKQPRHADASECSIHQEETSFPSKKILRRRIREESESEGLLTLVHVEPEASTSGSSIQSVSPVPVSARCASVGKRSAEPELPEFQQSFLSKPKDYDELYFMSLVGIFKRLSQRKKAEVRMKIERILYEAEFEMLDSSRGNQFPLQKNTEEKNQRAQKIAFSAGLLACGSGHTGPVDYKKTLEYKKVISNIGNAYDPDTGVFTAPVKGVYYFRFYAHSHSGNQMGVSLLKNTQVQVSVYFWKPTTNGNASNGVVLTLEPGDRVYTELWENCWVFDNERSYTSFSGFMIFPL
- the LOC130554180 gene encoding uncharacterized protein LOC130554180 isoform X2, with the protein product MSTQKKCHVCKERIGVASKTCQHCHAKQPYKQKLEKRKQRYAEEWISKQRKNGSVNKVYDATYLLLHKWEILDRYPVALLAKRTTRGFSAECLCPWQMDTEDVKDAFDKIKRIYESLLNGFPGDIRDAFPKKGPPGNKKKPSDRRMSVTHEPPEPNSADTLVIKTETSPLNQDALPSSITVDVSEEPAAFNSEDTTVIKTETLLLNQDVLPSKSTALAPSAGFKPAPAKLWSSPRNRKQPRHADASECSIHQEETSFPSKKILRRRIREESESEGLLTLVHVEPEASTSGSSIQSVSPVPVSARCASVGKRSAEPELPEFQQSFLSKPKDYDELYFMSLVGIFKRLSQRKKAEVRMKIERILYEAEFEMLDSSRGNQFPLQKNTEEKNQRAQKIAFSAGLLACGSGHTGPVDYKKTLEYKKVISNIGNAYDPDTGVFTAPVKGVYYFRFYAHSHSGNQMGVSLLKNTQVQVSVYFWKPTTNGNASNGVVLTLEPGDRVYTELWENCWVFDNERSYTSFSGFMIFPL